A region of the Deltaproteobacteria bacterium genome:
GCAATGTGGCTTGGCATCTGTTTTTGCCGGTCACCTGTTACGTTTACGGGAGTTTCGCCTTTCTCTCCCGGTTTTCACGCGCCAATTTTTTGGAGGTTATCCGTCAGGATTATATCCGGACGGCGCGGTCAAAGGGGCTCTCGGAGAGAGTGGTTGTCTGGAAACATGCGTTCCGCAACTCGCTGATTCCTCTGGTAACCCTCATGGGGACATTGATCCCCGGGCTTTTGGGAGGCTCTGTGATCATTGAGCAGATATTTTCCATTCCCGGAATGGGGATGCTTTCGTTTGAGGCGGTGTTGGGACGCGATCAGAATGTGATTATGGGAATTGCGACGATCGACGCTTTTTTGACCCTTTTGAGTCTTTTGGTTTCCGATCTGCTCTATGTGTGGGTCGATCCGCGGATTACATTTGAGGGACGATGAAAAAGAAATCCACCATTCGACTGATCTTCGAACAGTACTGGCTCAAACGCTTAAACCGCGTCGGCTTGTCTCTGGTCCTGTTTATGTTTCTTGTCGCCCTTTTTGCTTCGTGGATTTCCCCCTACTCTCCGACGGCCTACGATCTTGACTCCGCCCTCGTGGCGCCCGGAGCGGTTCACTGGATGGGGACGGACGAGCAGGGAAGGGACGTTCTCTCGCGCCTGATTTACGGATCGCGGATTTCTCTTTCGGTCGGATTTGTCGCTGTGGGTTTGTATGTCTTGATCGGCATGATTGTCGGCGCCCTTGCCGGGTATTACGGCGGGAAAATCGACATCTTGATTTCGCGGACAATTGAGATAGTGATGTGTTTTCCGACTTTTTTTCTCATTCTGGCCGTGCTCGCTTTTGTGGGGCCAAGCCTTTTTAACATCATGATCGTGATCGGCGTTACCGGTTGGACCGGTATTGCGCGTCTGGTCCGGGGGGAATTCTTGAAATTGCGGAATCAGGAATTTGTCGCCGGAATTCAGGCCGCAGGGGCCTCCGCTGGACGCATCATTTTCCGGCATATTCTCCCCAATGCCCTCGCCCCCGTGATGGTATCGGCCAGTTTTGGCGTGGCCTCGGCCATTCTGATTGAGTCGTCACTGTCGTTTCTTGGTTTTGGCGTTCAGCCCCCGACCCCCAGCTGGGGCGATATCCTCTCGCAGTCGCGCGACTTCATGGATATTGCCTGGTGGCTGACCCTCTTTCCCGGGGTTCGAAACCGATGCCGGCACCGTTAAGGCGGCGGACGATGTTTCACTGACCATTCCCCGAGGCGGAATCCAGGCGCTGGTGGGGGAGTCGGGTTGCGGAAAAAGCGTGACGGCGATGTCGGTTTTGCGTTTGATCCCCGAACCGCCGGGCAAAATCGTCTCGGGACAGATTCTTCTCCATTCGAAAAACGGATTCCCCGCTGATTTGCTGAAACTCTCCGAAAAAGAAATGTGCGCCATCCGTGGCAACCGGATCGCCATGATTTTTCAGGAGCCGATGACCAGTCTGAACCCGGTTTTTACCGTGGGCAACCAGAT
Encoded here:
- a CDS encoding ABC transporter permease — encoded protein: MFLVALFASWISPYSPTAYDLDSALVAPGAVHWMGTDEQGRDVLSRLIYGSRISLSVGFVAVGLYVLIGMIVGALAGYYGGKIDILISRTIEIVMCFPTFFLILAVLAFVGPSLFNIMIVIGVTGWTGIARLVRGEFLKLRNQEFVAGIQAAGASAGRIIFRHILPNALAPVMVSASFGVASAILIESSLSFLGFGVQPPTPSWGDILSQSRDFMDIAWWLTLFPGVRNRCRHR